The sequence below is a genomic window from Nicotiana tomentosiformis chromosome 6, ASM39032v3, whole genome shotgun sequence.
GGAAGCATAGCCGATAATAAAGATTTAAAAGTTTGACATCAGGTAGCTTTTAATGAGCAGACGTTACAGAGAATATCTGTATTCAAAATCAATCGTTGTGCACCCATAAATGACgcttttattctcattcaagaggacCTTGATTTTAGGATCTTGTCCCCCCTAAGTGTTGGCTACAAATAGCAAAATTAACAACCATTGTAGGACAAAACATTCTGCACACAAAAGTTTTAGTCTACTATTTTACGCTCAATCTAAACAGTTTTATCATTGCTTTATCACTGCTTTTACTTTTGCTCCCGGAAAGACCGAGCTCAGAATTAGGCTTGCTATCTCCTTTAATTTCAGTCGTTAATCTtatttttattcttatttctttatcatttttggatcaaatcgattcgcttgtctataaaccatgcTATAagtttaactgtaccgttttacgggtaaatataTACACCATATATACTTTTATACAATATTATAtattgttatacaaaataaatCCTATCAATAGAGCTTTACtggtttttcttcttcttcttccttgagCTTCTTCTGAAATTTCGCTCAAATCTAACTCAAATATACTCtaaatcacttcaaatttaagTTTTGAACTACTCTTGATGTTTCCCATCGACGGGAACAATACCGAATGATGTAGTTTGATAGCGGACTGCATTTGGACATCTTCACTCCATTACAAGACCTAACTTACCTACCAAATCTCTTTCTTATGCTATAAGCACTTGTTTGATCAAAAATAAATCTGCAATTATtaagctttttcttttttatttttacttttgttttaacTTATTGCTTTGGTCTTTAATGTAATATATCATATACAAGCAGGCAATGAGTCAAATGCAACAATAAAATCGGCTGCATCGTCAATTTTGTTGAAATAACTCAGCTAATTAAATATCTGAAAAAGAATGAATATTGACACACCATTAGAGGGGGGAGGGGCCGGGGACGGGGACGGGGACGGGGTTGGAACTAATGAATATGTTAAAGCAAGTGGAAAATGCTGTACCAGAATTGAAAGACAAGAAACTCTTACATACAATGCGAATTGCCAAGATAAAAAGATCAGAATATGTACATATCTGAAGTAAAATAAACATTGTCTAATGAGCAAATTGATAAAAGGGGGTTTTGCCCATAAAGAATTATCAAAACAATTCAATTAACAGAGGTAAAAGCTCATACTAGTGAACTATTTTTCTTGTTATAATCTCTAGCTAGCAACCGTGTGAGAGTCAGTAAAGATAGATTTCCTGTAAGCTGTTGTTATCTTCCTAACCTAAAATCTAAATAGGGGAATTCTGTCAACAGAATCTTCCCAGTTGAACTATCATcacacttgtatcatcaatagaACCTCGCGAAATAGAGAGGTCAATTAGCTTTCTACAGGCTGACAATGACTGATGCGTAGTGATACCAGTGCACAATGGCCGAGCAATATCTACTGCTTCCTGATTGCTAACCTTATCCCATAAACCATCAGATGCAAGGATTAAGAACTCCAGTTCAGGATTAAGCCCAAGAATCCTTGTCTCAGGTTCTGCAGTAACCCATTGTTTAAGACACTGATCTCCAATACCTCTTGATACAGCAAGAGATCCCTGAATTCTCCAAATGCCGCGACAACAATCTACATAGCCACCCTACATAACACAAAGCACAAAAAGATCAGGACGAGTTTAAGTTCTATGCAGTGACAAgtgtaaaaaataaaatattcagGTCATTTATCATGTCAAGCTGCTTACCGAAGCCTCAATTCTATCCTTCTCATCTTTTCTTGAAGGCCGATGATCAGAAGTCAATGCCTCAGCAACCCCTCCTCTGCTCACAACAGCACGACAATCGCCGGCATTGGATATTACTAAATTGCCATTTCGGATCAATGCAGTTACGCAACACGATCCACCTCCAACTTCTTGGTTCAGAAATTCAGAATCTGTTTTCAAATAACCGTTTTTCACCGCCACCTTAATTTCATCATCTGTTGCGGTATTTCCTAGTTCGTTCATAATGTTCTTTTTCAAATTCTCTGCTGCATACTCTGCTGCTTTTGCTCCTCCATGTCCATCAAATATACCAAAAACGCCCTGTTTCGAATCTGCGTGAAGATTGACCGTTGCAGAGTAACGATCCTCCATTGCACTTTTCCTTCCCCTTTTACAGCAAACAGAATACCCATCACCCTCAGCCTCCACCAAATCTGCCACTGCAGTTGGTGTTGCCGGAATATTCCCGAAAATCATAGAAAAAGCAGGAACATCCAACCTAGACGGTCTCTTCCTCTTCAAAACCGTAGGAGAAGTAGAAACAGAACAATCGGTCGAAGCTCTAATAAGGGAACTTGGTAAAGGCTTCTGAAGACAAAGAATCCGTAAAGGCgatgacgaagaagaagaagcggGTACCGGAACCCTAGACGGTGAGAACACCGGCGAGTTTGATATGGCAACAGTACAAGACATATTTCAGCGGCTGTTTTTCCCGATCTCTCTCGTTAATGTTCGAATCGTTTTTCTGTGTTTTGTATTGTGAAAGAGGAAAAGGGAGCTATTTATATGTGCAGATGATAACTTGTAATAGTGGCAGACTGGCAAGTCAAAAGTATTGGGGCCAGAGTGGAAAGTTTGGCACAAAGTCCATCCCGTGTTTTAAGAGCGGTGATTTTATTATGCTTTTGACCATTCCTTTTGTGCACAGGTTTCCCTTTTATAATGTCTATTTTGCCGAAAAGATACTTATTTGATACGACAAAAGTTATTTTAATGAAAGccatatttgaaaaaaaaatatagtaCTATAATTGAAAAAATTTATACTGCATTAAAGATCATAATATTACAAACTGAAGAGTGTTTTCGATGAAAATATCGTATAGTTAATGTATGGGTTGAAATGTGCCTCGATACTTGAGATTAAGCAGTATCGAGAAAGGAGTCGACCGAGATCGACCAGGAAATGACAAGGCCCGTGGTCGAGGTGCAGAAGATGGTCGATGTCAAACATAGTAAACATAGCTGTAAAGGCTAGTTTATTGGGgcaggatattaaagagaatattgtgTTAGATATTCTTTGTATCTGTACTATTAAGATTTATTTGgggtatgtcccatataaataggaaAAAAGGTAATGAATAGAGACACGTGATATTCACTTGATAAGAATACTTTTCGGAAGAAGATTCTCTCTCTATCAAAGATACAAATATTACCTTTTTATCAACATTCGCATtcatattattccatacttttccatcaTATCCGAGAATAGTTCGTACATTCTAAGATTTATCTGTCACGCATCATTATTAGGAGTAACAATCATCCAACTCAttcattattgggtgaatcattcattctatttacttaaatgtcatttattgttatttattgctagttacaaggtgtgtgatgcatgtgtgaAAGAGAAGCAAGTCAGGTCCTCCTTCAAGCCAAAGAAGTAAGTGAGCACCTCAAGGCCACTGGATCTTCTCAATATGGATCAGTGTGGACCTATAAGGATGACCAGTAGAGGAGGAAACAGGTTCACATAGACCTTGTTCCTCAGAACCAAAGATGAAACCTTTCTAGTCTTTGCTGCCTTTGTGAAGCAGATTCAAGTGAAGATGAGCCATAATGTTGTAAGCATAAGATCTGATCATGGTTCCGAGTTTGGCAATGCAAAATTTGATGAATTCTGTGCTGAAAATGGTATAAGTCATAACTTTTCAGTTCCCAgaacaccccaacaaaatggtgttaTGGATAGAAAAAATAGGACTCTTGGAGATATGGCAAGGACGATACTAATTGATAGTGGTGTACCAAAGAGATTTTGGGCTGAAGCAGTGAACACTGCCTGCTATCTGATAAACATGTGCATGATCTAAACAAGACCCCGTATGAATTGCTAAACGAGAGAAAACCAAAGTTGACTTACCTGATAACATTTGGTTGCAAATGCTTTGTTCTCAATAATAGTAAGGAAGCGCTGGGAAAATTTGATGCCAAGAGTGATGGAGGGATTTTTATTGGATATTCTtcacaaagaaaagcatacaaggtctacaacaaaagaactcaatgtgtagaagaaagtgtacatatAATCTTTAATGAATCACACCACTCAAGTGAGAAAGATTAACGTGATAATAATGATCAAGATGGAGAGCATTCGAAAATTCCTGGAGAAGTCATTGATATGGCAAACAGGAAGGCAGAACCTCCAGCTGATTCAGAGAAACCTGGTCCCTCCATTACAACAATTGAAGCAGAAAATAGAGTTGTTGATGTTGTGTAAGGCACCCCTGATGCTGAGCAGAGAAGTGGCACTCACACTTCCATGGATGCTAATGATAAATTTCACACGGCGGAACCTGACTCATCTCACCATGAGACTCAGGTATCCaactggaagcacaaaagctCACATCCTCTCCAGAATGTAATCATTCCTCTGGATTTAGGAATTCAGACTAGATCAAAGACAAAAAAACATGTTTGCTTTCTCAGCTTTCCTATCTCAAattgagcccaaaaatatcaatgaagcattgaaagatgctgacTGGATTGCTGCTATGTAAGATgaactccatcaatttgagagaAACAGTGTGTGGCACCTGGTTCCCGGACCTTCGGATAGAATAATTATTGGAACCAAGTGGGTATTTAGAAACAAGtttgatgagtttggaaatacaACAAGAAACAAGTCCAGGTTGGTGGTTCAAGGCTATAATTAAGGGGAAAGAATTGATTATGATAAAAATTTTGCTTCAGTTGTAAGGATGGAAGCCATCAGAATTCTCATTACTTTttcatctcatatggaattcaagttgttccaaatggatgtcaagagtgcattTCTAAATGGATATTTGAAAAAAGAAGTCTTTGTCAAACAACCATATGGTTTTGAATGCCATGAGCATCCTAAACATGTATTCGAGCTCGACAAGGAACTATATAGATTAAAGCAGGCCCCTCGTGCATGGTATAAAAGGTTGTCCAGGCTCCTTCTGGAAAATGGTTTTACTAGTGGAAAAATCGACAACACTCTTTTTCTGAAGAAAAGAGGGAGGAACCTGCTAATTGTGCAGGTCTATGTTGATAACATCATCTTTGGTGCAATAAATGATTCCTTGTGTGAGGATTTTGCCAAGCTTATgggtttgaaatgagcatgatgggagaaaTGAACTTCTTCCTAGGTCTGCAAGTTAAGAAAACCTCTAAGGGAACGATGATAAGTCAACAGAAATACATTAAGGAGCTTCTGAAGAGGTTTGAGATAGAAAGTTCAAAGACCATTGATACTCCTATTGCCACAGACACTCGTCTAGACATGGCTGAACCTGGTTCCCATGTGAATGAAACCATGTATCAGGGCATCATTGGTTCACTCTAGTATCTAACAGTCAGCAGACTTGACATTGTGTTTTGCGTGGGGTTATGTGCTAGATTCCAATCAAGGCCTAAAGAATCTCATTTGAAAGATGCCAAAATAATCTaaggtatctcaaaggaacgcaAGACCTGGTTATCTATTATCCCTCAGGAGATAATTTTAACTTAATTCGATAGATTGATGCTGATTATGCTAGTTATCTGGTGGATAGAAAATGTACATCTAGCATGGCACAATTTTTGGGGCCATGCTTGATTTCATGGGGTACAACAGAAATAAAACTCTGTTGCCCTCTCTACTGTAAAAATTGAATATGTGGCAGCTGTTTCCTGTTGTGCCCAACTGCTGTGGATCATGCAATAATTAGAAGATTTTGGTGTGTTTTCTGACTGTGTGCCACTATTGTGTGACAGTACAAGTGCCCTCAACATGGAAAAGAACCTGATTCAACATAAAAGGACAAGACATATTGATGGGCGACATCATTTCCTCAAGGACAATGTTGAAGAGGGTCCCATCTGTATGAAAGTTTTGCAAAACAGAGGACCAGGTAGctgatatcttcaccaaagcattGAGCAAAGAGCATTTTGTAAAGAAACGATTGGAGCTAAGACTGATCAAATTGAactgagaacctggtccctcaatGACTGGCTATGAGACTGGTAAGGTAAACTGCTAAAACGTATTTTCTGGCAATTTCTAACTCAattctataccgttacaggtaaaCACACATGGAAATTACAGGGTAAACAAGCAGCTAATGACATTGCAATTTGGTACGAGGATGATGCTCATATTTGCTAAATCAGTCAGGGAACCGATTCCCTTGACTCAGGTTAGTAGTTCCTCTTACACTCATACGCATTTTGAATTGCTAAATGTGTCACGTCATTAAATGTGTCCACCCTTTTCCCCATACCTTTTAAGCCCAAACGTCACAACCATTTCAAACCGACCGTCTAGGAGTCTGTCGCGTCCAACTGTAATCGATCCCTCCTTCCCTCTAAATAACCCCAAAAGATATGTCTCTCTCATAACTATCTacatcaaagccatcaaactctCTTCTTCTCTCCCAAAACCCTCTCTTTCATGTCTTTACTCTAAAAACTTCACCATGACTTCTCAGAAATCAGAGTCTCCTAAAGTCACGACTGACATTCCTACTGTGTCTTCGTCTTACAAAGCACAACAGTCTGAATCGGAGTCTCAACCTTCACCCATTAAAACCCTCATCTCCAACCAACCGCAACCTACTGTCTCTTCCCCGACTCTACCAATTTCTGGTTCCCATCGTAACCGGAAAAATCAAACACCCAAGAAGTTTGTCACTTCCATCTCTCCCTCTGCTACGCCGGAAAAAATGGAAGAAGAAGCTGGTGGAAGGGGAAGAAGGAACATAGGTCTCGAGTCAGCGGGTTGAGGAAGCAACTGATGCAAAGAGGATGTTGCTAGTCTTGGTGAAGCATCTGGTGCATCTAACACCCTCTTTGTCCCAACTTTTGATCTAAACAGCCTATCACCATCAGGTAATGCCTCTCTAGCTTCTATTGATTCTGCATTGTTGGAAGATTTGGAGGAAAAAGAAGCCATAGAAAATATGTTGCTTATTGATGCTGAAGGGAGTCTGGTTAGGGAGTATGTGTCATGTGATGTGAGTGCTGGGCCTCAGGGTGGACGAAAAAGGGAATGAGAATAGAAATGGGGACCTGGTACCTGAAGGTGACTTAGTACCAGTTAGTAATACAGGGGAGCCAACATAGGGACCTACTCCTTCTGCCCAAGAGGAGCACtctgctcctacttgggatgaaactcaATGCTCCACTAGAAAGCCCCTGGACAGTACCAACCCTATTCCTTCCCCTCATCTTGATGCAGTCCCATTAGATTTTGTGATTTATGAGATGAAATCTCTgtctgaagaagaagatgatgaaagtGAGGAGGATTATAATGATATTCCTGTAGGCCAGTTTATCGCTGCTAGAAGTGGTAGGACAACCTCTAAGGAGCATGTTCTTAAAAGACCCACTACTAGGTAGCAGAAGAAAGAAGCCCTTAAAAtgctttgaagaagaagaaggagaaaaagaagagaagaagattGGTGAAGGCAGAAAAATTAGTGAATGGGGAGGATCTTCCTCCGGCCACTGTTGTGGATGTTGAGGATGAAGAGTTGAATGAGGATCTTGCTTCCCTTGTTCTTAAATCCTCTAAGAAGTCTGTGCTTGTGAAGTCCAAGAAAGTATCATCTATGAAAGGTGAGAAGAAGGAGTCTGGTGAGAAATCTAAGTTTGGTAGGAAGGAGAAAGGTGTTGAGAAGAAGAAATCTTACAAGAGAAAGGCAAGTGACAATGAGGAACCTGGTTCTTCCAAAAGAGCCAGAGTGGAAGTGTCTGAAGTTGacagaaaagaaaagctaaagaaGCAAAAAGTAAAGTGGGGCAGAGTGTTTGATGCTGCCATTCTTGACATGTCAGGCATGAAACAGCTAGTTGAAATTTGTAATTTTCAGAAGTGGACTCATCTCTTTACTATTCAAAGTCCAAAAGTCTATGAAGAGGAAGTTCACAGTTTCTACGCTGATTTATTCACTGTGGAGGATGACAATATCTACCTGAAGATCAATGGAGTGGATTTTGTGATGGATGAAGCTATACTGGGAGTATCCTGGATGTACCTACAGAGGGGCTCTCGTATGCTGAAGGGACTTGTTCCTTAGATTTTACTAAGGTTATTCTAAAGCCTAGGCTGTTCAGCGAGGGGAACAAGTGCACAAGAAGGCCCTGCTTCCATAATACCAACTCATGTTTGAGATGGTAAACAAGGTTCTGCTCCCTCGAGCTGAAAGACGTTCCATTGCATCAATAGCAGACATATTCATCCTGGAGGCATTGGATAGATACACTACTATCAACTTGCCTGGAATCATGATTGAACATATGAAGAAGGTGGCAGACTTCAGGGATGGGAATCATGGATTGCCGTATGGGTTCCTGATCACCAAAGTTTTTGAAAGCAAATGTTCTCAATGACTACTTTGGAGGAATGCGAATGTATTGACAAGAAGGGGGAGTTGGCAGCAATTCTACGATTTCTCAACTGCTTGATGCTCAGACTACTGCTAATGAGGAGATAAGGAGGTTGAAGTCTAGGAATGTCATTCTTGAGGGATAACTCAGTCAAGCCAAAGATGAACCTGATTCTAGCAGTGCTCAGGGTGCAGAGGCCACCCACTTGACGGCTGAAAATGCAGACCTGAGGAAATAAGTTGAGAGCAGATAATCAATGAGCAGTGGCCTGCAAATGCTTTAGTGGATGTTCTTCTCAAAGCCCTTGCCCGTTCATCCTTCCTTCTGTCTTTCAGTGCCCCCTAAATTGTCTCCTTATTAGTGTCTAGTTTATCAATGCTTGTCTTAGTCCCAGTGTCCTATTTTGATATGGTGTCCCCATGACTGTGGTACTTTAGTTTGtttattttgtggatgttttgtaAATATGCTACTACTGCCTAtgttttcttctctttttaaTTAATGAGCATCTCAGTCCTTCTCTATGCATGTTATACTCTTGTGTTATatttttagttatgttgtgtgcacacaagtggcatgagttaactttGAGGGACTTCTTTTTGCCTTTACTTGAAAAtattctttttatgatgccaaaagggggaagaaaaATTGAAGGGGAGAAACAGGTTCTTAGGGGGAATATGGCTAATCTGTAGGGGGAATCATATGGAGATCTGGTTCTCAGGGGGAACTTCAattctaagtttgtcatcatcaaaaaagggaaaattgataagttatgtgcctttgtgttttgatgatttaataAACCTCATATGAGAATCAGATAGGAAAATCCTCTCTGTGCTTA
It includes:
- the LOC104108922 gene encoding probable protein phosphatase 2C 25, producing MSCTVAISNSPVFSPSRVPVPASSSSSSPLRILCLQKPLPSSLIRASTDCSVSTSPTVLKRKRPSRLDVPAFSMIFGNIPATPTAVADLVEAEGDGYSVCCKRGRKSAMEDRYSATVNLHADSKQGVFGIFDGHGGAKAAEYAAENLKKNIMNELGNTATDDEIKVAVKNGYLKTDSEFLNQEVGGGSCCVTALIRNGNLVISNAGDCRAVVSRGGVAEALTSDHRPSRKDEKDRIEASGGYVDCCRGIWRIQGSLAVSRGIGDQCLKQWVTAEPETRILGLNPELEFLILASDGLWDKVSNQEAVDIARPLCTGITTHQSLSACRKLIDLSISRGSIDDTSVMIVQLGRFC